A window of the Gemmatirosa kalamazoonensis genome harbors these coding sequences:
- a CDS encoding amidohydrolase family protein translates to MPNTMKRLGILASLLPSLAFAQAQTAQTAAGNMLIKNATVLTVTKGTLQNTDILVRNGKIAQIGPNLTAPAGAQVVDATGKYVMPGIIDPHSHAMSDATNEGSLSVTSMVRIADVLNPTDVAIYRALAGGVTTINVLHGSANTIGGQNAVVKLKWGRDVDQMMFPGATPGIKFALGENVTRKNSQQISIPGLTTARPVRYPTTRMGQEEVIRDAFTRARDYKAQWDDYRARVAKGDKTALAPRRDLELEPLVEVLEGKRFVHSHGYRADELLMLLNVAKEFGFTVKTLQHGLEGYKIASEIAQAGTGLSSFADEWSYKIEAYDAIPYNVAILTRHGVTTTINSDSDERMRRLNIDAAKLMRYGGLTEDEALKTITYNGAVQLGVQDKVGSIEVGKDADLAIFTAHPLSVYASVDKTIIDGEVFFDRQKDLADRDRLAKERADLEKAPENQAPNAGRRPPFIP, encoded by the coding sequence ATGCCTAACACCATGAAGCGACTCGGCATCCTTGCCTCGCTGCTCCCGTCGCTCGCGTTCGCGCAGGCGCAGACGGCGCAGACGGCCGCGGGCAACATGCTCATCAAGAACGCGACGGTCCTCACCGTCACGAAGGGCACGCTCCAGAACACGGACATCCTCGTCCGCAACGGCAAGATCGCGCAGATCGGCCCGAACCTCACGGCGCCCGCCGGTGCGCAGGTCGTCGACGCGACCGGCAAGTACGTCATGCCCGGCATCATCGACCCGCACTCGCACGCGATGAGCGACGCGACGAACGAGGGCTCGCTCTCGGTCACGTCGATGGTGCGCATCGCCGACGTGCTGAACCCGACCGACGTCGCGATCTACCGCGCGCTCGCCGGCGGCGTGACGACGATCAACGTGCTCCACGGCTCGGCGAACACGATCGGCGGCCAGAACGCCGTCGTGAAGCTCAAGTGGGGGCGCGACGTCGACCAGATGATGTTCCCGGGCGCCACGCCGGGGATCAAGTTCGCGTTGGGCGAGAACGTCACGCGCAAGAACAGCCAGCAGATCAGCATCCCGGGCCTCACCACCGCGCGTCCGGTGCGCTACCCGACGACGCGCATGGGGCAGGAGGAGGTGATCCGCGACGCGTTCACCCGCGCGCGCGACTACAAGGCGCAGTGGGACGACTACCGCGCGCGCGTCGCGAAGGGCGACAAGACCGCGCTCGCCCCGCGCCGCGACCTCGAGCTCGAGCCGCTGGTCGAGGTGCTCGAGGGCAAGCGCTTCGTGCACTCGCACGGCTATCGCGCCGACGAGCTGCTCATGCTGCTCAACGTCGCGAAGGAGTTCGGCTTCACGGTGAAGACGCTGCAGCACGGCCTCGAGGGGTACAAGATCGCCTCCGAGATCGCGCAGGCGGGCACCGGGCTGTCGAGCTTCGCCGACGAGTGGTCGTACAAGATCGAGGCGTACGACGCGATCCCGTACAACGTCGCGATCCTCACGCGCCACGGCGTCACGACGACGATCAACTCCGACTCCGACGAGCGCATGCGGCGGCTCAACATCGACGCCGCGAAGCTGATGCGTTACGGCGGGCTGACGGAGGACGAGGCGCTGAAGACGATCACGTACAACGGCGCCGTGCAGCTCGGCGTGCAGGACAAGGTCGGCTCGATCGAGGTCGGCAAGGACGCGGACCTCGCGATCTTCACCGCCCACCCGCTGTCCGTATACGCGAGCGTCGACAAGACGATCATCGACGGCGAGGTGTTCTTCGACCGTCAGAAGGATCTCGCCGACCGCGACCGGCTGGCGAAGGAGCGCGCCGATCTCGAGAAGGCGCCCGAGAACCAGGCGCCGAACGCCGGCCGCCGTCCGCCCTTCATCCCCTGA
- a CDS encoding amidohydrolase family protein: MVSVPRLARVVGAAGGTCSALALLAVPLAAQPASQRAVPSTYAITNARLVPVSGPVIEKGTIVVRDGLIAAVGAAVKPPADARVIDGTGLTVYPGLIDAYSSIGLPAQSTGGATGGRGGAGVAAFAANQQAQSAQSAGPSISPHPLGLRPEVTAVELLKPDAEAFAGPQSAGITAALTAPGSGIFQGQSAFITLGTGDAVSLVVKTPVTQNVGFTPLRTGGYPNSLLGVFSSLRQMLLDTQHYRDEQAAYARNARGMRRPEADPSLEALVPVIEGRQPVIMQASTQREIERALGLAKEFKLKAIVAGGSEAYLVADQLKAADVPVLLSLNFPHRTAAPSADADPDPIRVLKERVQAPKTAAQLAKAGVKFAFESGGITAWTDFLGNAQKAVEAGLPADQALRALTLGPAEILGVADRVGSLDAGKIANLTIVRGDLTARGARVTQLFVDGKPVTPRAPAADAATAVTASGAWTTSVSLEGTQYAVTLSLRQDGEKLGGSLQGDLGSGEISNGSIGADGAFRFTATVTYKGGTEEATFVGNLEGNAIRGRVQVVGNNPGNFSGTRPERGTGRPQRTPQE, from the coding sequence ATGGTGTCAGTCCCCCGCCTCGCCCGCGTGGTCGGGGCGGCCGGCGGCACGTGCAGCGCCCTCGCGCTGCTCGCCGTGCCGCTCGCCGCCCAACCCGCCAGCCAGCGCGCCGTTCCCTCCACGTACGCCATCACGAACGCCCGGCTCGTCCCCGTCTCCGGTCCGGTGATCGAGAAGGGGACCATCGTCGTCCGCGACGGGCTGATCGCCGCCGTCGGCGCCGCCGTGAAGCCGCCCGCCGACGCCCGCGTCATCGACGGCACCGGCCTCACCGTCTACCCCGGCCTGATCGACGCTTACAGCTCGATCGGGCTCCCCGCCCAGTCGACCGGCGGCGCGACCGGTGGACGGGGCGGGGCCGGCGTCGCCGCGTTCGCCGCGAACCAGCAGGCGCAGAGCGCACAGAGCGCGGGGCCGAGCATCTCGCCGCACCCGCTCGGCCTGCGCCCCGAAGTGACCGCCGTCGAGCTGCTGAAGCCCGACGCCGAAGCGTTCGCCGGCCCGCAGTCGGCGGGGATCACCGCCGCGCTCACCGCGCCGGGGAGCGGGATCTTCCAGGGGCAGAGCGCGTTCATCACGTTAGGCACCGGCGACGCCGTGTCGCTCGTCGTGAAGACGCCGGTGACGCAGAACGTCGGCTTCACGCCGCTCCGCACCGGCGGCTACCCGAACTCGCTGCTCGGCGTGTTCTCCTCGCTGCGGCAGATGCTGCTCGACACGCAGCACTACCGCGACGAGCAGGCGGCCTACGCGCGCAACGCGCGCGGCATGCGCCGTCCCGAGGCCGATCCGTCGCTCGAGGCGCTCGTGCCGGTGATCGAGGGACGCCAGCCGGTGATCATGCAGGCGTCGACGCAGCGCGAGATCGAGCGCGCGCTCGGCCTCGCGAAGGAGTTCAAGCTGAAGGCGATCGTCGCCGGCGGCAGCGAGGCGTATCTCGTGGCCGACCAGCTGAAGGCGGCCGACGTGCCGGTGCTGCTGTCGCTCAACTTCCCGCATCGCACCGCGGCGCCGTCGGCCGACGCCGATCCGGATCCGATCCGCGTGCTGAAGGAGCGCGTGCAGGCGCCGAAGACGGCGGCGCAGCTCGCGAAGGCGGGCGTCAAGTTCGCGTTCGAGTCGGGCGGCATCACGGCGTGGACCGACTTCCTCGGCAACGCGCAGAAGGCCGTCGAGGCGGGGCTCCCCGCCGACCAGGCGCTGCGCGCGCTCACGTTGGGCCCGGCCGAGATCCTCGGCGTCGCCGACCGCGTCGGCTCGCTCGACGCGGGGAAGATCGCGAACCTCACGATCGTGCGCGGCGACCTCACGGCGCGCGGCGCGCGCGTGACGCAGCTGTTCGTCGACGGCAAGCCGGTGACGCCGCGTGCGCCGGCCGCGGACGCGGCGACGGCGGTGACGGCGAGCGGCGCGTGGACGACGTCGGTCTCGCTCGAGGGGACGCAGTACGCGGTGACGCTGTCGCTGCGCCAGGACGGCGAGAAGCTCGGCGGGTCGCTGCAGGGCGACCTCGGCTCGGGCGAGATCTCGAACGGCTCGATCGGCGCCGACGGCGCGTTCCGCTTCACCGCGACGGTGACGTACAAGGGCGGCACCGAGGAGGCGACGTTCGTCGGGAACCTCGAGGGGAACGCGATCCGCGGCCGCGTGCAGGTCGTCGGCAACAACCCCGGGAACTTCTCCGGCACGCGCCCCGAGCGGGGAACGGGCCGTCCGCAGCGCACGCCGCAGGAGTGA
- a CDS encoding PQQ-dependent sugar dehydrogenase, with amino-acid sequence MPLLRRCTAALLVTACGVSTPQGPAPRSPNPDPARGALRVETVARGLAHPWALAEFPDGRWLVTERPGRLRIVARDGTLSRPIANVPEVHARGQGGLLDVALDPAFARNRRIYLSFAEPAPDGSAGTAVARAQLSDTALTYVEVIYRQDPKVFSDAHFGSRIVFARDGTLFVTQGERFAFRAQAQDLGSDLGKIVHITTDGAPAPGNPFLGRTDARPEIWSYGHRNVQAAALDPATGQLWTAEHGARGGDELNHPEAGKNYGWPVITYGRDYNGSRIGEGAVKAGMEQPVYYWDPIIAPSGMTFYTGDAFPGWKGSLLVGGLASKALVRLVLQNGAVVREERYLGEVGERIRDVAQGADGLLYVVTDEEDGKLLRLRPGG; translated from the coding sequence ATGCCTCTCCTCCGCAGGTGTACGGCCGCCCTCCTGGTGACGGCGTGCGGCGTCTCGACGCCGCAGGGTCCCGCGCCGCGCTCGCCGAACCCCGACCCGGCCCGCGGCGCGCTGCGCGTCGAGACGGTCGCGCGCGGCCTCGCGCACCCGTGGGCGCTCGCCGAGTTCCCCGATGGCCGCTGGCTCGTGACGGAGCGCCCGGGGCGGCTGCGCATCGTGGCCCGCGACGGCACCCTGTCGCGCCCGATCGCGAACGTCCCCGAGGTGCACGCGCGCGGCCAGGGCGGGCTGCTCGACGTCGCGCTCGATCCCGCGTTCGCGCGCAACCGCCGCATCTATCTCTCGTTCGCCGAGCCCGCGCCGGACGGCAGCGCGGGGACCGCGGTCGCGCGGGCGCAGCTCTCCGACACGGCGCTCACGTACGTCGAGGTCATCTACCGTCAGGATCCGAAGGTGTTCAGCGACGCGCACTTCGGCTCGCGCATCGTCTTCGCGCGCGACGGCACGCTGTTCGTCACGCAGGGGGAGCGCTTCGCGTTCCGCGCGCAGGCCCAGGACCTCGGCTCGGACCTCGGCAAGATCGTCCACATCACCACCGACGGTGCGCCGGCGCCGGGCAACCCGTTCCTCGGCCGCACCGACGCGCGTCCGGAGATCTGGTCGTACGGCCACCGCAACGTGCAGGCGGCGGCGCTCGACCCGGCGACGGGGCAGTTGTGGACCGCGGAGCACGGCGCGCGCGGCGGCGATGAGCTGAATCACCCCGAGGCGGGGAAGAACTACGGCTGGCCGGTGATCACCTACGGCCGCGACTACAACGGCAGCCGCATCGGCGAGGGGGCCGTGAAGGCGGGGATGGAGCAGCCGGTCTACTACTGGGATCCCATCATCGCGCCGTCGGGGATGACGTTCTACACGGGCGATGCGTTCCCCGGCTGGAAGGGCAGCCTGCTCGTCGGCGGCCTCGCGTCGAAGGCGCTCGTGCGGCTGGTGCTGCAGAACGGCGCGGTGGTGCGCGAGGAGCGCTACCTCGGCGAGGTGGGGGAGCGCATCCGCGACGTGGCGCAGGGGGCGGACGGGCTGCTGTACGTCGTGACCGACGAGGAGGACGGGAAGCTGCTGCGGCTGCGGCCCGGCGGCTAA
- a CDS encoding DoxX family protein codes for MRTTTRNVTLWTVQVLLAALFLFAGTMKFVMPDAALAAQSPFSVSFIHFIGVCEILGAAGLVLPWATRVARWLTPLAAAGLVIIMVGAVATTLAIGGGAGAAVPFVVGALSLYVARGRWRIPTAVTPLPARRAHAKAA; via the coding sequence ATGCGCACCACGACCCGGAACGTGACGCTGTGGACCGTGCAGGTCCTGCTCGCCGCGCTGTTCCTGTTCGCCGGCACGATGAAGTTCGTGATGCCCGACGCCGCGCTCGCCGCGCAGAGCCCGTTCTCCGTGTCGTTCATCCACTTCATCGGCGTCTGCGAGATCCTCGGCGCGGCCGGCCTCGTGCTGCCGTGGGCGACCCGCGTCGCTCGGTGGCTCACCCCGCTCGCCGCGGCGGGGCTCGTGATCATCATGGTGGGCGCGGTCGCGACGACGCTCGCGATCGGCGGTGGCGCGGGCGCGGCGGTCCCGTTCGTCGTCGGCGCGCTCTCGCTCTACGTCGCCCGCGGTCGGTGGCGTATTCCGACGGCCGTCACGCCGCTGCCCGCTCGGCGGGCGCATGCGAAGGCTGCCTAA
- a CDS encoding GNAT family N-acetyltransferase, translating to MPDGSFLPPPSRVDTPRLVLRSWTADDAPALQRVVLDNIDHLGAWMPWATAEAHEHLDEVAARLAGFGEEFAAGREWMYVMTDRDAGFLVGGLGVHARGGPDTLELGYWIRRDLTGLGYVTEAVRAMVDAVFAACDVARIEIRCDPRNARSAAVARRAGFRHVATLTGDAEPTGEPRETMVWERRRNGARGP from the coding sequence GTGCCCGACGGATCCTTCCTGCCCCCACCCTCCCGCGTCGACACGCCGCGGCTCGTGCTGCGATCGTGGACGGCGGACGACGCGCCGGCCCTGCAGCGCGTCGTGCTCGACAACATCGACCACCTCGGCGCGTGGATGCCGTGGGCGACGGCCGAGGCACACGAGCACCTGGACGAGGTCGCGGCGCGGCTCGCGGGCTTCGGCGAGGAGTTCGCCGCCGGGCGCGAGTGGATGTACGTCATGACCGACCGCGACGCCGGCTTCCTCGTCGGCGGGCTCGGCGTGCACGCCCGCGGCGGGCCGGACACGCTCGAGCTGGGCTACTGGATCCGCCGCGACCTCACGGGGCTCGGCTACGTCACCGAGGCCGTGCGGGCGATGGTCGATGCGGTGTTCGCGGCGTGCGACGTGGCGCGCATCGAGATCCGCTGCGATCCGCGCAACGCGAGGAGCGCGGCGGTGGCGCGCCGCGCGGGGTTCCGGCACGTCGCGACGCTGACCGGCGACGCCGAGCCGACGGGCGAGCCGCGCGAGACGATGGTGTGGGAGCGACGCCGCAACGGCGCGCGCGGTCCCTAG
- a CDS encoding HAD family hydrolase: MRAGRIDRSRTPLGTVSARSTAMPRFDVVALDADDTLWHNETLFTATQTQFRALLARHQDAAVIDQRLYETETRNLRHFGYGVKGFTLSMIETAIELTEGRIAGAEVQRLIDLGREMLQAPVELLDGVAETVEMLAADHRLVLLTKGDLFDQESKLARSRLGESFSAVEIVSEKDARTYAAVMARQRVDPPRFVMVGNSLRSDVLPVLEAGGAAVHIPYHVTWAHERVPDDALVGKEFARLASIRELPAWLAGA; this comes from the coding sequence GTGCGCGCCGGACGCATCGACCGCTCCCGCACGCCGTTAGGCACCGTTTCCGCCCGCTCCACCGCCATGCCCCGCTTCGACGTCGTCGCGCTGGACGCCGACGACACGCTGTGGCACAACGAGACGCTGTTCACCGCGACGCAGACGCAGTTCCGCGCCCTGCTCGCGCGGCACCAGGATGCCGCGGTGATCGACCAGCGGCTGTACGAGACCGAGACGCGCAACCTTCGCCACTTCGGCTACGGCGTGAAGGGCTTCACGCTCTCGATGATCGAGACGGCGATCGAGCTCACGGAGGGGCGCATCGCCGGCGCCGAGGTGCAGCGCCTCATCGACCTCGGACGCGAGATGCTGCAGGCACCGGTGGAGCTGCTCGACGGGGTCGCCGAGACCGTGGAGATGCTCGCCGCCGACCACCGGCTGGTGCTGCTCACGAAGGGCGACCTGTTCGACCAGGAGTCGAAGCTCGCGCGCTCGCGACTGGGGGAATCGTTCTCGGCCGTGGAGATCGTCTCCGAGAAGGACGCGCGCACGTACGCCGCGGTGATGGCGCGGCAGCGCGTCGACCCGCCGCGCTTCGTGATGGTCGGCAACTCGCTCCGCTCCGACGTGCTCCCCGTGCTCGAGGCGGGAGGCGCCGCGGTGCACATCCCGTATCACGTGACGTGGGCGCACGAGCGCGTGCCAGACGATGCGCTCGTCGGCAAGGAGTTCGCGCGGCTCGCGAGCATCCGCGAGCTGCCGGCGTGGCTCGCGGGTGCCTAA
- a CDS encoding transglycosylase SLT domain-containing protein: protein MRVLVPRVTVLAAIAAAALACSRSKAPSGDDSTGVLQPTPGLARTDAAHAGEVAGHDLPEIKWRDTLTVLMPYNSTTYFLYKGEPMGYEYELLKAFAQAHHVVLKVVAIQKRDSLMRFLLAGRGDLVAARLIPMEEDTGRVAFTRPLYHTEPVLVQRGAPPAVAERALPKSVDTALKAGPAEPPTPTINVRARLVQRPSELAGQRVTVQKKAPYVPTLIELADSLTGDLQVVEVDSSAEALIRGVARGAIQYTVAEGNVAELQGSVYKNLVIRPVIGASKPVAWAVRREARQLRDSLNRWIGDEKTRGVLDRLYKKYFIDARGFQTRLESRYLTSTTGTLSPYDELLRRYAPQIGWDWRLLGSQAYQESRFNPRARSWAGATGLLQLMPSTARSLGVRVLTDPEQNVRGAVKYLQDLERHWAKNVADSTERLKFVLASFNAGTGHVEDAQRLAEKHGDDPLKWAQVSYWLLQLSKTEYYDDPVVKYGFCRGMEPVAYVTVILDRFDHYRQFVTTA from the coding sequence ATGCGTGTTCTCGTGCCCCGCGTCACCGTTCTGGCGGCGATCGCCGCCGCTGCCCTCGCGTGCAGCCGGAGCAAGGCGCCGTCGGGTGACGACTCGACCGGCGTCCTACAGCCCACGCCGGGGCTCGCCCGCACCGATGCCGCACATGCCGGCGAGGTCGCGGGCCACGACCTGCCGGAGATCAAGTGGCGCGACACGCTCACGGTGCTCATGCCCTACAACTCGACCACGTACTTCCTGTACAAGGGCGAGCCGATGGGATACGAGTACGAGCTGCTGAAGGCGTTCGCGCAGGCGCATCACGTGGTGCTGAAGGTCGTCGCGATCCAGAAGCGCGACTCGCTCATGAGGTTCCTGCTCGCCGGGCGCGGCGATCTCGTGGCGGCGCGGCTGATCCCGATGGAGGAGGACACGGGACGCGTCGCGTTCACGCGCCCGCTGTACCACACGGAGCCCGTGCTCGTGCAGCGCGGCGCGCCGCCCGCCGTCGCCGAGCGCGCGCTGCCGAAGTCCGTCGACACGGCGCTGAAGGCCGGTCCCGCGGAGCCGCCGACGCCGACGATCAACGTGCGCGCGCGGCTCGTGCAGCGGCCGTCGGAGCTCGCGGGCCAGCGCGTCACCGTGCAGAAGAAGGCGCCGTACGTGCCGACGCTCATCGAGCTCGCCGACAGCCTCACCGGCGACCTGCAGGTCGTGGAGGTGGACTCGTCGGCCGAGGCGCTCATCCGCGGCGTGGCGCGCGGCGCGATCCAGTACACGGTGGCCGAGGGGAACGTCGCCGAGCTGCAGGGCTCCGTGTACAAGAACCTCGTGATCCGCCCCGTGATCGGCGCGTCGAAGCCGGTGGCGTGGGCCGTTAGGCGCGAGGCGCGGCAGCTCCGCGACTCGTTGAACCGGTGGATCGGCGACGAGAAGACGCGCGGGGTGCTCGACCGGCTGTACAAGAAGTACTTCATCGACGCGCGGGGCTTCCAGACGCGGCTCGAGAGCCGCTACCTCACCTCCACGACCGGCACGCTGTCGCCGTACGACGAGCTGCTCCGCCGCTACGCGCCGCAGATCGGGTGGGACTGGCGGCTGTTAGGCTCGCAGGCGTACCAGGAGTCGCGGTTCAACCCGCGCGCGCGGTCGTGGGCCGGCGCGACGGGGCTGCTGCAGCTCATGCCGTCCACCGCGCGATCGCTCGGCGTGCGCGTGCTCACCGACCCGGAGCAGAACGTGCGCGGCGCGGTGAAGTACCTGCAGGACCTCGAGCGGCACTGGGCGAAGAACGTCGCCGACTCCACGGAGCGGCTCAAGTTCGTGCTCGCGTCGTTCAACGCCGGCACGGGACACGTGGAGGACGCGCAGCGCCTCGCCGAGAAGCACGGCGACGACCCGCTGAAGTGGGCGCAGGTGTCGTACTGGCTGCTGCAGCTCTCGAAGACCGAGTACTACGACGACCCGGTCGTGAAGTACGGCTTCTGCCGCGGCATGGAGCCGGTCGCGTACGTCACCGTGATCCTCGACCGGTTCGACCACTACCGGCAGTTCGTGACTACGGCGTGA
- a CDS encoding Gfo/Idh/MocA family protein, with the protein MEPMRVALIGYGLAGRVFHAPHISVTPGLRLDAIVTSDRERQAQARARYPHARLIDRAEQLWAQADAFDLVVIGAPNGTHVPLALAALEAGLHVVVDKPFAPNAAEGRRVLDEARRRGKHVIPFHNRRWDGDLLTVRRLIAEGALGDVFRFESRFERWRGTPKPRWQAPEAEARANGEGMLMDIGTHLVDQALLLFGPASRVYAETDRRYPGVTTEDDFTILLTHASGVRSHLIASAIAAQSGPRFAVYGSKAGYMKFGLDPQEAALNAGGGPPGGPGWGEEPEARWGTLGVADDRRPVRTEPGNYAAYYAGVAATLRDGAPPPVSPEDAIAGLAILDAAVRSAETGCAVAV; encoded by the coding sequence ATGGAACCCATGCGTGTCGCCCTCATCGGCTACGGCCTCGCCGGCCGCGTCTTCCACGCGCCGCACATCTCCGTCACGCCGGGGTTGCGGCTCGACGCGATCGTGACGAGCGATCGCGAGCGGCAAGCGCAGGCCCGCGCGCGCTACCCGCACGCGCGCTTGATCGACCGCGCCGAGCAGCTGTGGGCGCAGGCCGACGCGTTCGACCTCGTGGTGATCGGCGCGCCGAACGGGACGCACGTGCCGCTCGCGCTGGCCGCGCTCGAGGCGGGTCTACACGTCGTCGTCGACAAGCCGTTCGCGCCTAACGCGGCGGAGGGGCGGCGCGTGCTCGACGAAGCGCGGCGGCGCGGGAAGCACGTGATCCCGTTCCACAACCGCCGCTGGGACGGCGACCTGCTCACCGTGCGGCGGCTGATCGCCGAGGGCGCGCTCGGCGACGTGTTCCGGTTCGAGTCGCGGTTCGAGCGGTGGCGTGGGACGCCGAAGCCGCGATGGCAGGCGCCGGAGGCGGAGGCGCGCGCGAATGGCGAGGGGATGTTGATGGACATCGGCACGCACCTCGTCGACCAGGCGCTGCTGCTGTTCGGCCCCGCGTCGCGGGTGTACGCGGAGACCGACCGCCGCTATCCGGGCGTGACGACCGAGGACGACTTCACGATCCTCCTCACGCACGCGTCGGGCGTGCGCTCGCACCTCATCGCGAGCGCGATCGCCGCGCAGTCGGGGCCGCGGTTCGCCGTGTACGGCTCGAAGGCCGGCTACATGAAGTTCGGCCTCGACCCGCAGGAGGCGGCGCTGAACGCGGGCGGTGGCCCGCCGGGCGGCCCGGGGTGGGGCGAGGAGCCGGAGGCGCGCTGGGGCACGCTCGGCGTCGCCGACGACCGCCGGCCGGTCCGCACCGAGCCGGGGAACTACGCCGCCTACTACGCCGGCGTCGCCGCCACGCTGCGCGACGGCGCGCCGCCGCCGGTGTCGCCGGAGGACGCGATCGCCGGGCTCGCGATCCTCGACGCCGCGGTGCGGTCCGCGGAGACGGGATGCGCGGTGGCCGTGTAG
- a CDS encoding methyltransferase family protein → MLMLIRHLLSIVLLPVMMAGLVPQWLLRANREVDTRWPPGALGVGGRVLGALLLVAGFALFAWCVTLFARVGKGTLAPWDPTTRLVAVGPYRYVRNPMITSVCTMLAGQALLVGSRVLGLWFATFLVLNHLFFLAIEEPGLEERFGEPYREYRRRVPRWIPRLR, encoded by the coding sequence ATGCTCATGCTGATCCGCCACCTCCTGTCGATCGTGCTGCTGCCCGTGATGATGGCGGGCCTGGTGCCGCAATGGCTGCTGCGCGCGAACCGGGAGGTCGACACGCGCTGGCCCCCCGGCGCCCTCGGTGTCGGCGGGCGCGTGCTCGGCGCGCTGCTGCTCGTCGCCGGATTCGCGCTGTTCGCCTGGTGCGTGACGCTGTTCGCGCGCGTCGGCAAGGGAACGCTCGCGCCGTGGGACCCGACGACGCGGCTCGTCGCGGTGGGTCCGTACCGCTACGTGCGCAACCCGATGATCACGAGCGTGTGCACGATGCTCGCCGGGCAGGCGCTGCTCGTCGGGTCGCGCGTGCTCGGGTTGTGGTTCGCGACGTTCCTCGTGCTGAACCACCTCTTCTTCCTGGCGATCGAGGAGCCGGGGCTGGAGGAGCGGTTCGGGGAGCCGTACCGCGAGTATCGGCGGCGGGTGCCGCGCTGGATTCCGAGACTCCGATAG